tataccttcagtcccgcgcccttcggtagcgagtgcaatcatgtATCCTCCAATGCATGACTGACACCTcgcctaccacattaaggcaatgacttctggtattgtggctgtGCCCCtttcctggatggccgacttccaactgatcctggaatgaactgtcaaaccatccagtccggggcacactgttcctgttataccgcgcccgcacaggttgggagggagattgttgactcggattcattcgctctctgtcacagccatatttaagaaaatgtgcagtaacagcaaaaataaacaacattgtAACTATATCCCTCAAAGCTAAGTAACTGTCAGTTTCTAGAATAATAATGCAAATGTTATATACAGTGTGACAGGGCACTGTTTTAATTTCAAGAGTTTGCAGAGGTCTTTTGTCAACTTTGATATAAAACAATAAGAATTACCCATTTACCCTGTGTGGCTTTGCAAAGGCAGCCACAAAACACAAATTTCTCAGTGTGCAGGGCCCTGTCACAACGGACATACTGTACCTGTGCTTTCCTAGACCACTATAGTAACTAGACACTCATCCATATTTTACTGAATGCAACTAAATAAGTAACAGGGAGATTTATTAGAGACCTAAAAAGCGCctaagattttagttttgttatcttataacattaacagttttgttttcctttcataAAAATGTGCTGATTGCAGCTTTTTGGTTTAAATCAGGCACGTGCCTAAATGGGAATTTGTATGTCAGTTTTGGAGATTAATTATTTGTGTGACAAAGAATCTTCTCCCATTCAGGCAAATGATGGGACCTTCGATAAAGAGACATTCGATGACCTTTGCTGGATGATGACAGCTAAGAAGAACTACAAGCCAGGCATGGAGGCTGGCCTGTGCTCCCGGAAAGATGCTTTTAAACTGTGGTGTCTTTTTAACATGTTATCAGAAGACAGGTATCCCCTTGTCATGATACCTGAAGAGGTAAGAATTGAACTAAACAGAACTGTTCTACATTATTCCAatcctttcttttttgtttatttacatcaTATGAATCTTTGAATTGGGAGGTTGTGCATTTAAGCCCTGATAAAGTTCCTGGTGCAAGGCTAACATGAGTAGTTTAGAGCATTTATCTGGGTCTTAACCCAAAGGTAAGAGACACTTGCACTGAGATTTACTTAACCAGTGTTGTCACTTGCTTTTGTAAGTATAAGCCAATGAAAACTGTGTGCCAAATTTTGTTCAGCCTCCTACAGCATTCTGCATGCTAGCACTAGAAATATCTATGGATCATGTGCCGTACTGGTATGAATTTCTTTGCTATCGGGTACCAAAACAGTGACCATATGTCTGTCCAAAGTAATGGGcaatttgatgtttattaagAAAACTGCTTTTAGAAACATTTTAGATTACAGTATGTTTGGACTTTATAACATTGAACAGCTAATATCTGTACCCCTATAGCAGAGAATGATCCATATCTCATATCTGTAGTTATACCAACTGTGAGCAGTAAACAGGGAATTGAGGTTAGAGAAATTCAGTAGTGAAATCACCCACATACCTGTAAGAACTTAAGCAAATTGCACATGAGCAGAGTATTTCCTGAGAGAGTAGAATTTCTCATTTCTAAGGCAGCAGCTTTAACCCCCTCAAGTTACATACTGTCAGAGAGGCTTCATTCCTCTGACTTCCTGTTCAGCAATGATGGTTTCCTGTTTAAGTCACTAACAGAAGATATAATCTCTGGTTGCTACAAAAACATGCAGGTTACTGTGAGCCAAATAGCTTTTTAAAGATATCACATAGTAAAGGCCCAatacacaaagctttaactttaaTGTCTAACTTGATtagttaaaaacatgtttatatttatgaAGCAACTGTCTTGAAcagtttaatgaatacatttaccaaactttatttaattcattaaaacagactttaaaaaaaaagtattttaataatctgtgtgtttaaagctttgtgaataaggaCCATAATATTGATAGTAcgttttttacattatttttattattattattatttatttcttagcagacgcccttatccagggcgacttacaattgttacaagatatcacattatacatcatttcacattatacagatatcacattattttacatacaattacccatttatacagttgggtttttactggagcaatctaggtaaagtaccttgctcaagggtacaacagcagtgtcccccactggggattgaacccacaaccctccagtcaagagttcagagccctaaccactactccacactactcctCATTCAATAATAGTTTGCCTTAGAAGCTGAAACATTTGGTGTGTTATGCAAACTGCCGTATGGGCAATTGTAGTCTAGCAAGACACTTTTTATGGAAAAAACAATATTATCAAAGTATCTGTGGACAGCAAACTTCAAACAAGAGTTTTCcgtttatacagtacatatgtatTCCATAGAGTATGTTATctaattttttaattatattttaagtttatattttcagttttgaGTTTACTGCCCCATTTATGATGTTTCCAATgctggttcttattgcaattactaaaatattgtgggtgtgtgtgttttttttttgttgttgttttttttgtgtgttaaggtgctttgaacTGAGTTTGGGCGCTGCACTCCTGTTcttgttgcctgccatagacatacagGATGTAACTCAGGCTAGCTCAGCCActgtgtctttatagaagtaagagctaGTGCCATCTTGAGAACATTTCTTCAGCAATAagaattattaaaataagaacTACTTTGAATATttgcaaacataataaaaaatacaatacaataactttgaaaATGCAATCTGAAGCTACTTAAGCTTTAAGAAAGGCTAACCCCTTTTTTCCAGTGCAGGTGAACAAAACAACTGAACTGTACCTAGGACTTGCTGCAGAGGTGCTAGCAGGTGTGGGCAACCAGTGCCATCTTGTGGAGGTTCAATTGGTTAATTTAATAGAACCAATTCAACCCAGgttctaaagcaggggtgtcagacTCCAGTCCTATGGGGCTCCccagtggcgcatctggtaaaggcgttccgtgtggagtgcaggatgcgctctatagcctggacgttgccggtccgagtccaggctatttcacagtggaccatggacgggagctaaattaaataaaaaaaaaaaaaaaaaactccagtcctcgagggccgcagggttttctggttttcattccaactttaGCTCTCAATTAACACAATTGATCTAATtatacactacctatgaaacatttttaggcctgaagagaagtgttaaatgtgtccagttaatcaaataattagaccaattaagtaactgagatctCGGGTGGACAccgcggccctccaggaactgagtttgacacccctgttctgaaataaatcagtttttcctATCAGATCTGAAGTGAAATCTTGTTTGAGTACTAGAGTCACTGCAGCCTGCCTCAGTGatgtgtgtctctcactgtgcTCTGCAGGTTGAGTACTTGCTGAAGAAGATCGCTTCAGCCATGAGCTTGGAGTGGGAGCGGAATGGGCTGGATGACTGCTACTGCCAGGACCCAACGCTACTGGACGGAATGACGGTCTGGACATTTCTGGAACTCATGGGCTCTGGGAGGCTCCTGAAAAGTGAGGGCACAGGGGCGGTGAGCCTGGCTGTGGATGAAGTCTTCCAGGAAATGTACCACGATGTGCTGAAGAAGGTAGGCTATCACTCTGGTATCAAGTATTACCAGGAGTGCCATAAAAGAAGCTCAATGAATTGTACTTCGATATTCAGTAATGCAATTTCAGCATGAATGTTGCATGAAAAGAATCAATTCAATGAGAAATCACCGCACAAAGAAGTGGGCACAGAGTGCTGGAGTACAGTACCCCCGACTgtatttctcctctctcctcagggCTACATGTGGAAGAAGGGGCTGGTGCGCAGGAACTGGAATGAGCGCTGGTTCGTGCTGAAGCCCTCTGTCATCCAGTACTATGTCAGTGAGGACCTGAAGGAGAAGAAAGGAGAGATCCTGCTGGACAAAAGATGCGTTACGGAGGTAAAGCACAGAGCCTTCCATGGGTTGGGCAGCCCTAGTATTGGGCTCTATGTCATGTACAGCAGGGTTTTCAGCAGATTTCTCTGCATAGCTGGTTGAGGGAATGTTGCTGTGGTCAGTTTCTCATATCCAAGAAAGACTATGAGGAGAATCTActgactgacaaaaaaaaattgattttctCCTGTCCAGGCTATTCAGGATAAGGAAGGCCGACGCTGCCTTTTCTGCATAAAAACAGCCAACAGGACATTCGAGATTAGTGCGTCCGACCTGAAGCACCGTCTGGAGTGGATGCAAGGTAAGGATCAATTCCTTAAATGCTGACTCGCCCGAAACGATCCCTCCGTTTGCAAGTgacagtttttttcccccctgctCCCTGCCCACAGCAATCCAAACAGCCATTCGTCTCCTAGCCGAGGGCAAGAGGTCTCTACACAAGGAGCTGAAGCTGCGCCGGCGGGAGAACAGAGAGCAGAGCTCGAAGCAGCAGACACTCCAGGGCCTGCAGGAGGAGAAGAGGCAGGAGAGGCAGATCCAGGAGAGGGTGAGAGCAAGAGGGCAGGTTCCTGTGAGGAAAAAACACTGTTCTGGAAAAATATGTCTTGGAATGTTGGTAATGAAGTATTCTGATAAACTTGTACAGTGTCACAAAGAATTTGTTGTGCTTGCTTCAAAATTGAAAAGCAAACTGGTGactaagaatgattgcaaatcCCGTAATAGGTAGAGGAAAGGTTAAAAAGATATTCAAATTAAGTCTTCAATAAAACAAGTGGTGTGTCTTTTTTTACAGGAGCAGCTGGAGGCTGAGGCTCTCcataaagaggaggaggagagggagcagcagcagcacatgCAGCGAGCCCTGGAGAGGCAGCTCAGAGAGGCAGAGAAGGTGAGGCAGCAGGAAGGCCTCACAAAAACAAGTCAGAGGCCTGAAGCGAACAGGTTTTATTTACGTGGATTTTTATTCCAAACAACTTGCAGGATGCAGTGCATTTACTGGCATTTTATACTTTCTGAAAACAATCACTTGCCTTTTCGATTATGTCAACACAAAGAtccagcaaaacacacacacaatataacaGTAAGTTAATATTACTCTGCGGTTTTACTTAACTTGAGGctaggtaaaacaaacaaacttccaTCATGTTAACAATTTCAAAACTGTCAACTGCCACACCTAATTTTGTCTGTGGTTTTTTCCTCTGTTTGCATtaattgctttcatttttttttttttaatgagctagGGCCCTTCAAATTATTTGAGAttttatatatgtacagtataagctGGAAGCTACCTTCAAAAGACTTTCTAATATTAATTATCTACAGCTCTACAAACATATAATGCAAACATATATATCACTGACACCACGAGGTAAAAAATGAATTTGGTTTAAAGTTTTATCTTCCAGGTTATGGTGCAAGATGGTACAGCACAATGCAGtaatactgtacaaaataaatagcaatacaaaAGAATGACACAAAGCAAAGCAGGGGCGGTTAACTGTGGCATAACAATCT
The sequence above is a segment of the Acipenser ruthenus chromosome 7, fAciRut3.2 maternal haplotype, whole genome shotgun sequence genome. Coding sequences within it:
- the LOC117415968 gene encoding differentially expressed in FDCP 6 homolog isoform X4, which codes for MPYLNKYILAKANDGTFDKETFDDLCWMMTAKKNYKPGMEAGLCSRKDAFKLWCLFNMLSEDRYPLVMIPEEVEYLLKKIASAMSLEWERNGLDDCYCQDPTLLDGMTVWTFLELMGSGRLLKSEGTGAVSLAVDEVFQEMYHDVLKKGYMWKKGLVRRNWNERWFVLKPSVIQYYVSEDLKEKKGEILLDKRCVTEAIQDKEGRRCLFCIKTANRTFEISASDLKHRLEWMQAIQTAIRLLAEGKRSLHKELKLRRRENREQSSKQQTLQGLQEEKRQERQIQEREQLEAEALHKEEEEREQQQHMQRALERQLREAEKARANMETEIAQKEAESEKQRLRIRELEMIQKALEKALEAEILARVEEERARVRQASLLEEEEDKLKQLSRLKQEQEALLQQTQQEKHEILQDMTEKAQALKVASLELEKLQESRQKSNQFLEEAKKKLCRASCHVKHWNVQLNRLMKPISPGGHVGHDQPALNTELPVHQRGAFASNEFIVKKQLCNTDRRLPGAHIPNSQSVWPSRLYSEGEEEEEEEEEEEVQEQLRKVSLTETDSKRCETNRSSH
- the LOC117415968 gene encoding differentially expressed in FDCP 6 homolog isoform X3 — encoded protein: MELVTKWLTQSLTVLSHNLYTALHIPHDPVALEEHFQDNDDGPVSNEGYMPYLNKYILAKANDGTFDKETFDDLCWMMTAKKNYKPGMEAGLCSRKDAFKLWCLFNMLSEDRYPLVMIPEEVEYLLKKIASAMSLEWERNGLDDCYCQDPTLLDGMTVWTFLELMGSGRLLKSEGTGAVSLAVDEVFQEMYHDVLKKGYMWKKGLVRRNWNERWFVLKPSVIQYYVSEDLKEKKGEILLDKRCVTEAIQDKEGRRCLFCIKTANRTFEISASDLKHRLEWMQAIQTAIRLLAEGKRSLHKELKLRRRENREQSSKQQTLQGLQEEKRQERQIQEREQLEAEALHKEEEEREQQQHMQRALERQLREAEKARANMETEIAQKEAESEKQRLRIRELEMIQKALEKALEAEILARVEEERARVRQASLLEEEEDKLKQLSRLKQEQEALLQQTQQEKHEILQDMTEKAQALKVASLELEKLQESRQKSNQFLEEAKKKLCRASCHVKHWNVQLNRLMKPISPGGHVGHDQPALNTELPVHQRGAFASNEFIVKKQLCNTDRRLPGAHIPNSQSVWPSRLYSEGEEEEEEEEEEEVQEQLRKVSLTETDSKRCETNRSSH